GGTAGCCCGTCCGGTCGGCCGCCTCGCGGGCCAGCCCCTCCGCGATCATGTGGTCGGTCGACAGCGGAAGGTGAGGTCCGTGCTGTTCGGTCGACCCCAGCGGGACGACTGCCAGCGACTCCTCGGCAACGTAGTCGCTCAACTCCGGCCAGGTCCGGTCGGCGAGGTACATACCGATAGGCCGGGGGCGAGCGAGTAAAGTCCTTTCCCGGCAAGCCCCAAGATGAACGCGCCGGAGTCCGGCCCCGCTCGAGAGTCTGCCCCGGTCGGCGCCCCGTGGTGGTTACCGGTCGGTAACCTCCTTTCACGGGGGTTAGGAAACGTATAATTCCCTGGCGACCCACGCTCGAAACACGATGTCCGACTGCCTCGACGACGACGCCCCGCCGAGCGCGAAGCTGGTCGTGAAGGTACTCGAGTACAGCGACGACCCGCTGACCCAGCAGCAGATAAGCGACCGGACCCGGCTCTCGCCACGGACCGTCCGGAGCTCCATCAAGCGCCTCAAGGACCAGAGCGTCATCGACGAGCGCGTCTACATTCCGGACGCTCGCAAGCAGCTGTACGCGCTCACCGACTCGGTCCAGGAGTGCCTCCAGGCCGGCGAGAGCGGGGCCGAGAGCGCCGAAGCGGTCTGATTCCGCGCCGACGGTCGCGGCGCTGCGGTGGAGAACGGAGAAGCGCGAAACCGGCACGCCGCGTTCCGAAGAGTCCGAAACTGCTTCCTTCCGCCCCCGAGACGTTCGGCCGTGACCGAGTACGACAAGCTGGTCCGAGACGGGATTCCCGCGGTAATCCGCGAGAGCGACGAGACGCCCGTGACCCACACCGCAGACGACGAGGAGTATCGCCGCCGGCTCCGCGAGAAGCTCTGCGAGGAGGCCGCGGAGTTCCGCGAGAGCGCCGACCCTGACGAACTCGCCGACGTGCTGGAAGTGATTGCGGCGATACGCGACGCGGAGGGTATCGACGAGACCGAACTGGATCGGCTCCGCGAGGAGAAGGCCGCCGAGCGCGGCCGGTTCGAGGAGGGTGTCGTCCTCGAGCGCGTGGAGTGACGGCGACCGGTTCGACGGACCGTGAACCCCCTCGCGGTCAGTCGTCCGTGGTCGGGTACTCGCGCGCGAGGTCCACGTCGTCCAGCGTCGGCTCGCCCGACACCTCGTGGGTCCCGACCGGCGGTCGGTTGACCTCGGCCGCGGACGACGCCTCGACGTCGGTCTCGTCGTCGATCTCGCTCATCTCGCCGTCGGCGTCCCGCGGCGGGTCAGACGAAGTCTGACTGCTTCGAGAATCGCGCCGCGATTCTCGAACGTCCTGGTCGATGCGCATCGAGCAGAACTCCGCGCCGCACATCGAGCAGAAGCGGGCCTCCTTGTAGTTGTCGCCGGGGAGCGTCTGGTCGTGGTAGGACCGTGCTCGCTCGGGGTCGAGCGCGAGCTCGAACTGCCGGCGCCAGTCGAACTCGTACCTGGCCTCCGAGAGGGCGTCGTCCCAGTCGCGCGCGCCCTCGCGGCCGGTCGCCACGTCGGCGGCGTGGGCTGCGATGCGGTAGGCCGCGAGGCCGTCGCGAACGTCCTCGGCGTCGGGGAGCCCGAGGTGCTCCTTGGGCGTGACGTAGCAGAGCATGGCGGCGCCGGCGCGGGCCGCCTCGGTCGCGCCGATGGCGCTGGTGATGTGATCGTACCCCGGCGCGACGTCCGTGACCAGCGGCCCGAGCACGTAGAACGGCGCACCGTCGCAGACCGCCTGCTGGCGCTCGACGTTGTCGGCGACCCGGTCCATCGGGACGTGGCCCGGCCCCTCGACCATCACCTGGACGCCCCGGTCCCGTGCCATCGCGGTCAGTTCCCCGAGCGTGTCGAGTTCCGCGAACTGGGCGTCGTCGCCCGCGTCCGCCAGGCAGCCAGGTCGGAGCCCGTCGCCGAGGCTGAACGTCACGTCGTACTCGGCGAAGACGTCGCAGATGTCCTCGAACTTCGCGTACAGGGGGTTCTGCATCCCGTTCTCCTCCATCCACTGTGCGAGGATGGAACCCCCGCGCGAGACGATGCCGGTCTTGCGGCCGTCGGTCAGGGGGAGGTGTTCCATCAGCACGCCCGCGTGGATAGTCATGTAGTCGACGCCCTGCTCGGCCTGCTTCTCGATGACGTCGAGCAGGAGTTCGTGGGTGATGTCCGCGACGTCGTCCACGCGCTTGACCGCCTCGTAGATGGGAACGGTGCCGACCGGGACCGGCGAGTGCTCGACGTTGGCCTCCCGGATGCGGTCCAAGTCCCCGCCGGTGCTGAGGTCCATCACGGTGTCGGCGCCGTAGTGGACCGCGGTGTGGAGTTTCCGTAGCTCCTCCTCGACGCCGCTCTCGGTCTCGCTGTTGCCGATGTTGGCGTTGACCTTGGTCGCGAACTCCCGGCCGATTATCATCGGGTCGAGCCGGCCGTGCTGGACGTTCGCGGGGATGACCGCCCGTCCCTCGGCGACCTGCTCGCGGACGAACTCGGGGTCGACGCGCTCGCGCTCGGCGACTCGCGCCATCGCGTCGGTGACCGTGCCCTCGCGGGCGCGCTGTAGCTGCGTCATGAATTACTAGGTTGTACCACTGGATAATAAAACTAGTGGTCAGTCGGTCCGCGCTATCCCAGCCGCATCGACCGGTAGTAAGCGACACCGGTGACGACGCCGACGCCGACGAGATATGCCACTGCCCAGCCCAGGGGTTCGAGCGACACGCTCGCGGAGAACCCGGCGTCGACCGCCGCCTCCGTGACGAAGCGGCCCGGGAGGCACGCGGCCAGCCAGTGAGCGTCGCTGACCATCGGGTTCTGGAAGAAGAACACGTCGACCATCGGCGCGAACAGCAGGAAGTAGACCCCGGCGAGCCGCGAGAGCGCGAGGCCGGCGAGCGCGCCGAAGAGTCCGTAGGTCAGCCCCGCGAGCACCGACGCGGCGACGAACCAGCCGAGGCGCTCGGGCACCACCTCGACCGAGAGGACGACGAGCGAGACGCCGACCGCGACCCCGGCGGCGACCGCCAGGAGGCCGACCCGCGCGAGGAGCAACTGACTCGGCCGGTAGCCCGCGACGACCAGTCGGCCGTCGGCGTCCCGGGCGTTCAGCATCAGGAACAGCCCCGCGATGCCGCCGACCAGCGCGCTCGTCAGGGGAACGAGCAGGATGCCGTACAGCTCCGCGGACTGGACCACGACCGTCTCCGCTCCTGCGGCCTCGATCGGGACCGACGACTCCGGCAGCAGGTAGACGAGCAGCCCCACGAAGTACGCCGGGAGGAAGACGAGCAGCGCGAGCAGCACCGGCGTCCGGGCGTACTCGCGCAGCCCCATCGCGAACGCCGCGGCGACCCGGCGCGCGAATCCGGTCTCGCCGGGACCGCCGGAGCCACCGTGCCCGCCGCCGCTTCCGGTCGCCTCTCGCGCATCGCGTTCGACGCGGCTCACGACAGTACACCTCCCTGGCCGGTCACGCCGACGTAGACGGCCAGCGCCGCGACGAACAGCGCGGCGAGGTACGCGGTGCCGGCCAGCGCGTCGCTCGTCGCGACCGCCCCGTCGAACACCGCCGCCCGGAACAGGTCGTGGGGGTAGTGCAGCGGGAGCAGCTTCAGCGCCGGCGAGTCGACGTCGACCAGCCCGCTGGAGAGGAAGTCGTCGAAGTCGACGAGGAAGACCAGGACCAGCGAGCCCTCGAGCGCACGCGGCAGCACCGCGCCCACGAGCATCCCGACGAGGCCGTAGAGCAGCGCCGCGAGCGTCAGTGCCCCGAACGCCGCCATCGGCGCCGCGGGCTCGACCCGCCACTGGAGGACGGCGGTCGAGACGGCCGCGACGAGCGCGGCGCCGAGCCCGACCGCCGCCAGCCGCGAGGCGAACAGTTCGGCGCGGTCGTAGCCGCAGACCCGGAGGCGCTCGTCGGCCTGGACCGCGCCGATGCTCTGGAACAATCCCAGTATCCCGGCGAGGAACGCGGCGGCGTAGACGGCGCCGTTGACCCGGCCCATCTCGGCCATCGACTCGACGGCGAGCCCGGGGAACCGGGGGAACGCCGCCATCGCGGCGCCGTACCCTTCAACCACGACCACCGGGAAGATGACGAGCAGTGCGACGTTCAGCGGGGTGCGCACGAACGCCCGGACGTGGGAGCCCACGCCGACCCGGAGGCGCCGGAGGCGGCTCTCGGCGGTCCCGCTCGTCGGCGCCCGGGCGCCGCTCGGCCCGCCGGCCTCGTTCGCTCCGCTCGCGCTCTCAGGCATCCGTCTCGGCCTCCGGCGCGGCGTCGTCGGCTCGGCCGGTCGCGTTCGCACCGCCGGCGTCGCGGCCGGCGTCCGGGTCCCGGGGGTCCTCCCCGGGCCGGTCCGCCGGGTCGGCGTCGGTCACGTCCGCGAGTCGGCCGTCGCGGAGTTCGAGGATGCGGTCGAACCGCTCGCGCTCGCTGACGAAGTGCGAGATGACCGCGATGGCGACCCCGCGGTCGGTCAGCTCCTCGGTCAGCTCCCAGAACGCGAGGTAGGTCTGCCAGTCGAACCCGGTGTACGGTTCGTCGAGGAAGAGGACGTCGGGGTCGGCCATCACCGCGACGCTCAGGTTGACCTTCTGGCGGTTGCCGCCGCTGAGCTGGTCGACCCGGTAGTCGAGGAACTCCTCGAAGCCGAGCCGCTCGGCCAGTCGGTCGCGGGCCTCGCGGATCGCGTCGTCGCTCATCCCGTAGGCGGTCCCGAACAGCCGGAACGTCTCGGCGACGGTGAGCCGGTCGTACAGCAGCGGGTCCTGGGGGCACCACCCCGCGACGCCGTCGACGACCACCTCGCCGTCGTCGGGTTCGAGCGCGCCGACGAGGAGCTTCATCAGGGTGGACTTGCCCGACCCGTTCTCCCCGACGATGCCGACGATCTCGCCCGCGCGGACGTCGAGGTCCGCCCCCCGGAGCACCTCGACGGTCCTGGCGAAGGGAAGCGGCGAGTCGTACGTCTTCGTCAAGCCGCGCCCGCGGACGACGAGACCGTCGTCGAGATTCTGTGCTTTCGTTTCGCCGTCGTCCTCGCCGGTCGCGACGTCCGCGTCGCGAAGGCCGTTCTCTATATTCACCATATACCGAATATTCCGTAGAACATGATTTATTAGTTTCGGTGCCCTACCTCCGCTCGACACCGAATGACCGACCCGAACACCGACTCCCAGCCAGACGTCGAAGCTGACTCCGCCCCCGGCGACGAGAGCGGGACCGACGAGGACGCCGTCCGGGAGGCCCGCGAGGAGGTCGTCGAGGCGCTGGCGCGGGCCGCGGACGTCTACGGCATCAAGCCGAGTTACGGCCGGCTCTACGGCCTGCTGTTCTTCGCCGAGGAACCGCTGTCGCTCGACGACCTCGTCGACAGGAGCGACTACGCCAAGTCGACGGTCAGCACCGCGATGACCGCGCTGGAGCGGTACCACTTCGTCCACCGCCGGTCGATCCCCGGCGAGGGCAAGCGGGCCTACTTCGAGGCCGAGACCGACCTCTGGCACGTCTGCCAGCAGTTCCTCACCCAGGAGGTCCGCAGCGAGATCCGCATCATGAACCGGGCGCTCGACGACGCGGCCGAGACGCTCCGGGCGGCCGACTCCGAGCGCGCCCGGCGCGACCTCGAGAAGGTCGAGAGGCTGCAGGGACTCTACGAGAAGGCCGACACGGCGGTGACCGTCCTGACGGGCTCGTCGCTCGACAGGATCGCGGGCGTGCTCCGACGGCTCCGGTCGGGCGAGTAGGTCCGGTGGCCGACCCGGGAACTGCTTCCGAACGGTCGGGGCCGCCCGACCCCAATCCCTTATATCCTCCCCCGAAAACGACCACCCAATGGCCTCCTGGAAGCGGCGGACTCTCTACTACGTCTCGACGCTCGCGGTCGTCTTCGTCGTCTACGCGCTGGTCTACGACTACGGGATGACCGTCTACGAGGGGCGGCCCCAGCCGTTCTACCACTCGCTGCAGGTCGTCGTGGAGACGTTCACGACCACGGGGTACGGCTCCGACGCGCCGTGGGCGACCCCGGAGATGAACGTGCTGGTGATGATCATGGACCTGACCGGGGTCATCCTCATCT
This region of Halorussus rarus genomic DNA includes:
- a CDS encoding winged helix-turn-helix transcriptional regulator, which translates into the protein MSDCLDDDAPPSAKLVVKVLEYSDDPLTQQQISDRTRLSPRTVRSSIKRLKDQSVIDERVYIPDARKQLYALTDSVQECLQAGESGAESAEAV
- a CDS encoding nucleoside triphosphate pyrophosphohydrolase, yielding MTEYDKLVRDGIPAVIRESDETPVTHTADDEEYRRRLREKLCEEAAEFRESADPDELADVLEVIAAIRDAEGIDETELDRLREEKAAERGRFEEGVVLERVE
- the thiC gene encoding phosphomethylpyrimidine synthase ThiC; this encodes MTQLQRAREGTVTDAMARVAERERVDPEFVREQVAEGRAVIPANVQHGRLDPMIIGREFATKVNANIGNSETESGVEEELRKLHTAVHYGADTVMDLSTGGDLDRIREANVEHSPVPVGTVPIYEAVKRVDDVADITHELLLDVIEKQAEQGVDYMTIHAGVLMEHLPLTDGRKTGIVSRGGSILAQWMEENGMQNPLYAKFEDICDVFAEYDVTFSLGDGLRPGCLADAGDDAQFAELDTLGELTAMARDRGVQVMVEGPGHVPMDRVADNVERQQAVCDGAPFYVLGPLVTDVAPGYDHITSAIGATEAARAGAAMLCYVTPKEHLGLPDAEDVRDGLAAYRIAAHAADVATGREGARDWDDALSEARYEFDWRRQFELALDPERARSYHDQTLPGDNYKEARFCSMCGAEFCSMRIDQDVRESRRDSRSSQTSSDPPRDADGEMSEIDDETDVEASSAAEVNRPPVGTHEVSGEPTLDDVDLAREYPTTDD
- a CDS encoding ABC transporter permease, yielding MSRVERDAREATGSGGGHGGSGGPGETGFARRVAAAFAMGLREYARTPVLLALLVFLPAYFVGLLVYLLPESSVPIEAAGAETVVVQSAELYGILLVPLTSALVGGIAGLFLMLNARDADGRLVVAGYRPSQLLLARVGLLAVAAGVAVGVSLVVLSVEVVPERLGWFVAASVLAGLTYGLFGALAGLALSRLAGVYFLLFAPMVDVFFFQNPMVSDAHWLAACLPGRFVTEAAVDAGFSASVSLEPLGWAVAYLVGVGVVTGVAYYRSMRLG
- a CDS encoding ABC transporter ATP-binding protein, whose protein sequence is MVNIENGLRDADVATGEDDGETKAQNLDDGLVVRGRGLTKTYDSPLPFARTVEVLRGADLDVRAGEIVGIVGENGSGKSTLMKLLVGALEPDDGEVVVDGVAGWCPQDPLLYDRLTVAETFRLFGTAYGMSDDAIREARDRLAERLGFEEFLDYRVDQLSGGNRQKVNLSVAVMADPDVLFLDEPYTGFDWQTYLAFWELTEELTDRGVAIAVISHFVSERERFDRILELRDGRLADVTDADPADRPGEDPRDPDAGRDAGGANATGRADDAAPEAETDA
- a CDS encoding GbsR/MarR family transcriptional regulator; this encodes MTDPNTDSQPDVEADSAPGDESGTDEDAVREAREEVVEALARAADVYGIKPSYGRLYGLLFFAEEPLSLDDLVDRSDYAKSTVSTAMTALERYHFVHRRSIPGEGKRAYFEAETDLWHVCQQFLTQEVRSEIRIMNRALDDAAETLRAADSERARRDLEKVERLQGLYEKADTAVTVLTGSSLDRIAGVLRRLRSGE